In uncultured Fibrobacter sp., a single genomic region encodes these proteins:
- a CDS encoding thrombospondin type 3 repeat-containing protein, which translates to MPSAFTLGQGILYTSIGFETVSDGEPLALGGYYTDESGKKVSIDNSAASSSFSAFISYGALDYLELGMFVPVHYDGDVGETKLEGTALGDIQFYVKGSLPTAFPVQLGGSLELYAPSGSESTGFRPRHVWYIQGDKESYAYTASSWSMAVTFYATLYNFSLVHWNNYIGFLKSMSNKNITMLWGTGLYFFPNKILSPSLELSGETRLASKDIPLAPLYDPLRFTPGIRLHLPRQTDLSVGVDMGFGFVKKIKERRGLPVTRETDDQTIEYRIAGQPKIGVTVSLNKTFDFSWKDSDHDGIIDRMDLCPGSSLGVAVNQRGCPVDEDRDGVLNIVDDCPNTPSGVYVDYKGCPIDSDQDGVPDYLDMCDNTPEGTAVNKKGCTLDSDGDGVNDNADKCPKSIPGERVDKEGCPLDEDHDGVLNAEDNCPGTPKGLVVDRTGCPLDFDHDGIPDSEDNCPNSVEGEIIDENGCPMDTDQDGVPDSKDQCPETPSGMLVGINGCPSDRDRDGVPDYLDKCPNTQPNIPVDSTGCNRDTDQDHIPDYLDKCPGTFPGIKVDGSGCPTNSKYSLEAISKRVLFISDGGTRLMNSSFTALNDVIYLMRRFDFKLTVICSNQVQADNIVNYFESKGFNEDDVTVQIKPGSAVRFLRTPAN; encoded by the coding sequence GTGCCTTCGGCATTCACCTTGGGTCAGGGCATTCTATACACCTCTATCGGATTCGAGACCGTCAGCGATGGCGAACCGCTGGCCCTTGGCGGGTACTACACCGACGAATCCGGGAAAAAGGTCAGCATCGACAACAGCGCCGCCTCGTCGTCTTTTTCGGCATTTATCTCCTATGGAGCGCTAGATTATCTGGAACTCGGGATGTTCGTTCCCGTCCACTACGATGGCGATGTCGGCGAAACAAAACTCGAAGGGACCGCCCTCGGCGACATCCAGTTCTATGTAAAAGGGAGCCTCCCGACGGCCTTTCCTGTACAACTTGGGGGTTCTCTCGAGCTATACGCCCCCAGCGGCAGCGAATCCACTGGGTTTAGGCCAAGGCACGTCTGGTACATTCAAGGCGATAAAGAATCTTACGCCTATACGGCCAGTTCCTGGTCGATGGCCGTGACTTTTTATGCGACGCTGTACAACTTCAGCCTCGTCCACTGGAACAACTACATCGGCTTTCTCAAGAGCATGAGCAACAAGAATATCACGATGCTCTGGGGTACTGGCCTATACTTTTTCCCGAATAAAATCCTGAGCCCCTCCCTTGAACTTTCTGGAGAAACAAGGCTTGCCAGCAAGGATATCCCCCTGGCCCCGCTTTACGACCCGCTGCGGTTCACCCCAGGAATCCGCCTACACCTCCCCCGCCAGACAGACCTCTCCGTGGGTGTCGACATGGGCTTTGGATTCGTGAAGAAAATCAAGGAAAGGCGCGGTTTGCCCGTCACGCGGGAAACCGACGACCAGACAATAGAATACCGCATAGCCGGGCAACCCAAAATTGGCGTGACCGTCAGCTTAAACAAGACATTTGACTTCAGCTGGAAGGATTCTGACCACGACGGCATTATCGACCGCATGGACCTCTGCCCAGGATCTTCGTTAGGCGTCGCCGTGAACCAGCGCGGCTGCCCCGTCGACGAAGACAGGGATGGTGTACTGAACATCGTTGACGATTGCCCCAACACGCCAAGCGGAGTCTACGTGGACTACAAGGGCTGCCCCATCGACAGCGACCAGGACGGAGTGCCCGACTACCTCGATATGTGCGACAACACGCCCGAAGGCACTGCCGTGAACAAGAAAGGCTGCACACTCGATTCCGACGGCGATGGAGTCAACGACAATGCCGACAAGTGCCCCAAATCGATTCCTGGCGAAAGAGTCGACAAGGAAGGCTGTCCGCTGGACGAAGACCACGACGGCGTGCTCAACGCGGAAGACAACTGCCCCGGGACACCGAAAGGCCTGGTCGTCGACCGTACCGGCTGCCCGCTAGATTTCGACCACGACGGAATTCCCGATAGCGAGGACAACTGCCCCAACAGTGTCGAAGGCGAAATTATCGACGAGAACGGTTGCCCGATGGACACAGACCAAGACGGCGTTCCGGACTCCAAGGACCAGTGCCCGGAAACCCCCAGCGGGATGCTTGTGGGCATCAACGGTTGCCCGTCCGACCGCGACCGCGATGGCGTACCGGACTACCTGGACAAGTGCCCCAACACCCAACCGAACATTCCGGTCGACTCCACAGGATGTAACCGGGACACCGACCAAGACCACATTCCTGATTACCTGGACAAATGCCCCGGCACATTCCCTGGCATCAAAGTGGACGGCTCCGGATGCCCGACAAACAGCAAGTACAGCCTCGAAGCCATATCGAAGAGAGTTCTGTTCATTTCGGACGGTGGCACTCGACTCATGAATTCAAGTTTCACCGCACTAAACGATGTCATCTACCTGATGCGGCGCTTTGATTTTAAGCTCACTGTAATCTGCAGCAATCAAGTGCAAGCAGACAACATCGTAAACTACTTTGAATCTAAAGGGTTCAACGAAGACGATGTGACTGTACAAATAAAACCGGGGAGCGCAGTCCGATTCTTGCGCACCCCGGCAAATTAA
- a CDS encoding LysM peptidoglycan-binding domain-containing protein, translating into MVVVAVLATLVVACSPRQAASSMGEVNGSETDPKSFAELALREKVSDSLAIRPSWQYYQYGLQAMENQEWSLARHYFEESLNQLVAEKLDTQYMNVSEVEDSLYRSKMPERILKAMDEVYPNLGESDKKEETYLKNEVAIEGIDDLDENAADSASLQVIENFLDTLDVRQFTLPIEFNERVQQEIFYMTTSARAFTEGSLNRKTAYDSLISVALSENGLPKDLVYLALVESGFKVKAYSRAKASGMWQFIPETGKRYGLDVNFWVDMRRNPVLATAAAAKYLSRLYDEFGDWLLAMAAYNCGEGRVRRLIAEMKADTTRDTSQAITYWDLALPKETMRYVPRILAAMVIGHFPEHYEMTITQQHLPEYDTVTVFDSFSLEQVAKAIKVPEDTLRDLNMELVMWCTPPDKSSYVLRLPVGKRPAFVDNYDKMEKNNFSSWAHHKVRRGENLGMIARKYGISVSEIKQANNMKNSRIRVGRNLLIPVKVKPRKSSGKKPVKVKIYVAKLGDNLASVARMYGVSQESLRTWNSMSASAMIKSGDTLFVSKPDMKPSVVTPTKVPLKNKYVVESGDTYASIAKLFGIPVVSLLYANDGFSKRLHVGDTLAVPSLSQIKKKASKAEKKQKVSVTVPSAAPSADGMYTVRAGDNLYSIAKRFSTTTDMIRRLNNMGTSNAIHPGQVIRVQGEIDDEGSSVPVNPGEVIHTVKKGEGLWDIARQYKVTIEEIVRWNGLNDTKVKPGERLKIVKKR; encoded by the coding sequence TTGGTAGTCGTAGCCGTTCTGGCTACGCTAGTTGTCGCCTGCTCTCCTCGCCAAGCCGCATCCTCCATGGGTGAGGTGAATGGTTCGGAGACGGATCCAAAGTCTTTTGCCGAGCTTGCCTTGAGGGAGAAGGTCTCGGATTCGCTCGCGATTCGCCCGTCGTGGCAGTATTACCAGTATGGCCTGCAAGCCATGGAAAACCAGGAATGGAGCCTTGCCCGGCATTATTTTGAGGAATCGCTCAACCAACTGGTTGCCGAAAAGCTGGATACCCAGTACATGAACGTTTCCGAGGTCGAGGACTCCCTTTACCGGTCCAAGATGCCCGAGCGGATTTTGAAAGCCATGGACGAGGTGTACCCCAACCTTGGCGAATCGGACAAAAAGGAAGAAACGTACCTCAAAAACGAGGTGGCTATCGAGGGTATCGACGATTTGGACGAAAATGCCGCCGACAGCGCTTCGTTGCAGGTCATTGAAAATTTCCTCGATACTTTGGACGTTCGGCAGTTTACGCTCCCCATTGAATTTAACGAACGCGTGCAGCAGGAAATCTTCTACATGACGACGTCCGCCCGTGCGTTCACGGAGGGCTCGCTGAACCGCAAGACGGCCTATGATTCCCTGATCAGTGTCGCTTTGTCCGAAAACGGTTTGCCCAAGGACCTGGTTTACTTGGCCCTTGTGGAATCTGGATTCAAGGTGAAGGCGTACAGCCGTGCGAAGGCATCGGGCATGTGGCAGTTTATCCCCGAGACAGGTAAACGTTATGGCCTGGATGTCAATTTTTGGGTGGACATGCGCCGTAACCCTGTGCTTGCGACCGCTGCTGCCGCAAAATACCTTTCCCGGTTGTACGACGAGTTCGGGGACTGGTTGCTGGCGATGGCTGCCTATAACTGTGGTGAAGGCCGTGTGAGGCGCCTGATTGCCGAGATGAAGGCCGATACGACCCGTGATACCAGCCAGGCAATTACCTACTGGGATTTGGCGCTCCCCAAGGAGACCATGCGCTATGTGCCGCGCATTTTGGCCGCTATGGTCATTGGGCATTTCCCGGAACATTACGAGATGACCATTACGCAGCAGCACCTGCCGGAATACGATACCGTGACGGTTTTTGATTCCTTCTCGCTGGAGCAGGTGGCCAAGGCGATCAAGGTTCCCGAGGATACGCTGCGCGACTTGAACATGGAACTGGTGATGTGGTGTACGCCGCCGGACAAAAGTTCCTACGTGCTGCGCCTGCCTGTGGGTAAACGCCCCGCCTTTGTCGACAATTACGACAAGATGGAAAAGAACAACTTCTCCAGCTGGGCCCACCACAAGGTGCGCCGGGGCGAGAACTTGGGGATGATTGCCCGGAAGTACGGGATTTCGGTTTCCGAAATCAAGCAGGCGAACAACATGAAGAACTCGAGAATCCGCGTGGGGCGCAACCTCCTGATTCCTGTCAAGGTCAAGCCGAGGAAGTCTTCGGGCAAGAAACCGGTCAAGGTGAAAATCTACGTGGCAAAGCTTGGGGACAATCTCGCTTCCGTTGCCCGTATGTACGGCGTTTCACAAGAGTCTCTGCGTACATGGAATTCGATGAGTGCAAGCGCGATGATCAAGTCGGGCGATACGTTGTTCGTTTCGAAGCCGGATATGAAACCCTCTGTAGTCACTCCGACCAAGGTCCCGCTCAAGAACAAGTATGTGGTTGAATCCGGAGACACCTATGCTTCGATTGCAAAACTGTTCGGAATTCCGGTGGTGTCGCTGCTCTATGCAAATGATGGTTTCTCGAAGCGTCTCCATGTCGGTGATACTTTGGCGGTCCCGAGCCTTTCCCAGATAAAGAAGAAGGCAAGCAAGGCCGAAAAGAAACAGAAGGTTTCTGTTACTGTGCCTAGTGCTGCTCCTAGTGCAGACGGTATGTACACGGTACGTGCTGGCGATAACCTGTATAGCATTGCGAAGCGATTCTCCACGACGACCGACATGATCCGCCGTCTGAACAACATGGGTACATCCAACGCCATCCATCCGGGGCAGGTTATCCGGGTTCAGGGGGAAATCGACGATGAAGGAAGCTCCGTTCCGGTGAACCCCGGGGAGGTTATCCATACCGTGAAGAAGGGCGAGGGCCTTTGGGACATTGCCCGTCAGTACAAGGTAACGATAGAGGAAATCGTGCGTTGGAACGGTTTGAACGATACAAAGGTCAAGCCTGGGGAACGCCTGAAAATCGTCAAGAAACGGTAA
- a CDS encoding ankyrin repeat domain-containing protein gives MMKKKIFGMCALSLLLAMTACDDKMDPNNPQSVRKELTKRKIPFTPNQFVSYAANGDTAKMTLFLQASFEIDAAADNGNNAVAIAANKGNIMSLNYLFAHGAKADVRNSNGESVVDNAVMMGNKEVVTILLEQLKKEGADPAGLSSAVLIAAKRGNVDVLEMLADAGAPLDVRGPDGYLPIHWTVKSGNFDAMVFLINKGADVNAKCGQGYSVLDWATNEGYPRLIKELKKHGAKNTPKYFKDSK, from the coding sequence ATGATGAAGAAAAAAATATTTGGCATGTGCGCTTTGAGCTTGTTGCTCGCGATGACCGCTTGCGATGATAAAATGGACCCGAATAATCCGCAATCTGTACGTAAGGAACTGACCAAGAGGAAAATTCCTTTTACGCCGAACCAGTTCGTGTCTTATGCTGCAAATGGCGATACTGCCAAGATGACATTGTTCCTCCAGGCCTCGTTTGAAATTGACGCCGCCGCCGATAACGGCAACAATGCCGTGGCTATCGCAGCCAACAAGGGCAACATCATGTCGCTCAATTACCTGTTCGCTCACGGTGCAAAGGCCGATGTCCGCAACAGCAATGGCGAATCGGTTGTCGACAACGCCGTGATGATGGGCAACAAGGAAGTGGTCACGATTCTTCTTGAACAGCTGAAGAAGGAAGGTGCCGACCCGGCTGGCCTGAGTAGCGCCGTGCTGATTGCCGCTAAGCGTGGCAATGTCGATGTGCTCGAAATGCTCGCCGATGCTGGTGCTCCGCTCGATGTCCGTGGCCCGGACGGTTATCTGCCCATCCACTGGACTGTCAAGAGTGGCAACTTCGATGCGATGGTGTTCCTGATTAACAAGGGTGCCGACGTGAACGCCAAGTGCGGCCAGGGCTATTCTGTGCTCGACTGGGCGACCAACGAAGGCTATCCGCGCCTGATCAAGGAACTCAAGAAGCATGGTGCCAAGAATACTCCGAAGTATTTCAAGGATTCCAAGTAA
- a CDS encoding DUF3450 family protein, protein MKFHTVQKLFLCLCLSSIFAFAQETVELVRRQIKAVELETSREKSLHDAEKKRHAEFIEVGRKKVQALSAQNKALLAEIDSLKAEIKNLDDARQKTTGTIHWYESRKQKYQESLAKVIDSLAPAFEADFPYKNEEVVKSLHEIAEQLAKGFVNADDAINRTLEIYYDRIRLGYTTEVYKGFLQVNARNVPGTFLRYGAVASVFVSNDGNDVLWLQRTADGGFVWNNVSEDFAMRTALKDVMKVAEGKTAPRLVSIPVSIPKEGL, encoded by the coding sequence ATGAAATTTCATACCGTCCAAAAACTGTTTCTCTGCTTGTGCCTAAGCAGCATTTTTGCTTTTGCGCAGGAAACCGTAGAACTTGTCCGCCGGCAGATAAAAGCTGTCGAGCTGGAAACATCCCGCGAAAAGTCTCTCCATGATGCCGAAAAGAAGCGTCATGCGGAATTCATCGAGGTTGGCCGCAAGAAGGTTCAAGCGCTCTCCGCCCAGAACAAGGCTTTGCTTGCCGAAATCGATTCGCTTAAGGCCGAAATCAAGAACTTGGATGACGCTCGCCAAAAGACAACCGGGACTATCCATTGGTACGAAAGCCGCAAGCAGAAGTATCAGGAGTCTCTGGCCAAGGTCATCGACTCGCTCGCTCCCGCATTCGAAGCCGACTTCCCGTACAAGAACGAAGAAGTGGTCAAGAGCCTCCACGAGATTGCCGAACAGCTTGCCAAGGGCTTTGTGAATGCCGACGACGCTATCAACCGCACTCTTGAAATCTACTATGACCGTATCCGCCTGGGTTACACGACCGAGGTTTACAAAGGGTTCCTCCAGGTGAACGCCCGCAACGTGCCGGGGACGTTCCTGCGCTATGGCGCTGTCGCTTCGGTGTTCGTGAGCAACGACGGCAACGATGTGCTGTGGTTACAGAGGACTGCGGACGGCGGTTTTGTCTGGAACAATGTTTCGGAAGACTTCGCTATGAGAACGGCCCTCAAGGACGTGATGAAGGTGGCCGAAGGCAAGACCGCTCCGCGCCTTGTCTCCATCCCGGTCTCCATTCCTAAGGAGGGATTATAA
- a CDS encoding MotA/TolQ/ExbB proton channel family protein gives MSLVSRLNSLCTTRTPSLAPRASLVLATLLCLAPLSFAQQKNDIDAVKKRAELNSAKADLEEARKKRDMAVAARWKDREAANQERELFNERYQESKEKVDALMSERARLFEDVRVAREDLAQIKQQAETARSEFLSLAVGPERLETLAKFQEQGVPFKLPERTEAMNKVKKEMGLYRDDPLRIARSVFAVAQSELNFTREVRYEKAELLFGTAVAEGDRMRIGGLYAMQMASVMDINGYHPSALMLPVAGEKNRTYSWQENLGTDVKGQVAKAFAATADSAYVMAPVDVLLSTELSSEIASHQEKSWKEDLVQFFKDGGILMYPIVAILVLGVLIVLWRLVVLLILGFGGMSARRALKALAAGDVDEARKQAKSARGAVGKVLRTALLKNYPSRASAEKGLEELFAGEVPKIEKALSWISVFAATAPLLGLLGTVMGMIELFDVITMHGTSDPKLLAGGISIALVTTEAGLIVAIPLQLLHTFLVNRADALRGRMEKAGLAVLNAIWIRER, from the coding sequence ATGTCTCTCGTCTCTCGCTTAAACTCTCTTTGTACTACTCGAACCCCGAGCCTCGCACCTCGCGCCTCTCTCGTCTTGGCAACTCTTCTTTGCCTTGCTCCGCTTTCTTTTGCGCAACAGAAAAACGATATTGACGCGGTCAAGAAGCGTGCCGAACTGAACAGCGCGAAGGCCGACCTCGAAGAAGCCCGCAAGAAGCGCGACATGGCTGTTGCTGCCCGCTGGAAGGACAGGGAAGCTGCCAACCAGGAACGCGAACTGTTCAATGAACGCTATCAGGAAAGCAAGGAAAAGGTGGACGCCCTGATGTCGGAACGCGCCCGCTTGTTCGAAGATGTGCGCGTTGCCCGCGAAGACTTGGCGCAAATCAAGCAGCAGGCCGAAACGGCCCGCTCGGAATTCCTCTCCTTGGCGGTGGGGCCCGAACGTTTGGAAACGCTTGCCAAGTTCCAGGAACAGGGCGTGCCCTTCAAGCTGCCGGAACGCACCGAAGCGATGAACAAGGTCAAGAAGGAAATGGGCCTGTACCGCGATGATCCGCTCCGCATTGCCCGCTCCGTGTTTGCCGTGGCTCAGTCCGAACTCAATTTTACACGTGAAGTCCGCTACGAAAAGGCCGAACTCCTGTTCGGTACTGCCGTTGCCGAAGGCGACCGCATGCGCATTGGTGGCCTTTATGCGATGCAGATGGCAAGCGTTATGGATATTAACGGGTATCATCCCTCGGCATTGATGCTCCCTGTTGCAGGGGAAAAGAACCGCACTTACAGTTGGCAGGAAAATCTCGGTACGGATGTCAAGGGCCAAGTGGCCAAGGCGTTTGCGGCTACCGCGGATTCTGCCTACGTGATGGCTCCTGTGGACGTGCTCCTGAGTACTGAACTTTCTTCCGAGATTGCTAGCCACCAGGAAAAGAGCTGGAAAGAAGACCTGGTCCAGTTCTTCAAGGATGGCGGTATCTTGATGTACCCGATTGTCGCGATCCTTGTGCTGGGTGTGCTGATTGTGCTGTGGCGCCTCGTTGTGCTTTTGATTTTGGGCTTTGGCGGAATGTCGGCACGTCGTGCCCTCAAGGCGCTTGCGGCTGGTGATGTGGACGAAGCTCGCAAGCAGGCGAAGTCGGCGAGGGGTGCTGTGGGCAAGGTGCTTCGTACGGCACTGCTTAAGAATTATCCGAGCCGAGCCAGTGCCGAAAAGGGCCTCGAGGAACTCTTTGCGGGCGAAGTCCCGAAAATCGAGAAAGCTCTCTCTTGGATTTCTGTGTTTGCGGCGACCGCTCCGTTGCTCGGTCTTTTGGGTACCGTGATGGGTATGATCGAACTCTTCGACGTGATTACGATGCACGGCACGAGCGACCCGAAACTTTTGGCTGGCGGTATCTCCATCGCCTTGGTGACGACGGAAGCTGGCCTTATCGTGGCTATCCCGCTGCAACTGCTGCATACGTTCTTGGTGAACCGTGCCGATGCGCTGCGTGGCCGCATGGAAAAGGCCGGCCTTGCCGTGTTGAACGCCATCTGGATTAGGGAACGCTGA
- a CDS encoding MotA/TolQ/ExbB proton channel family protein, translated as MTEYSVIETALGTVTRGGWVLAPIFLLGWFGWFMMIERYGFYFMLKGRSSSAFWKDLEKVGEDEAVKRLSKRRFGYFLALVEDIRKHRSEGPVAVRNAMDATRHDISLRLSRSLKTISTCAAIAPMLGLLGTVSGMVHTFETIQLFGFGNPVLLADGISEALLTTQAGLLVAFPLMLAYNFLMNKVEKVEDHAWSEALRFESWSFEPAEVPEDGTREDQ; from the coding sequence ATGACCGAATATTCTGTCATCGAGACAGCCTTGGGAACCGTCACCCGTGGTGGCTGGGTCCTCGCCCCGATATTCCTGTTGGGGTGGTTCGGCTGGTTTATGATGATTGAACGCTACGGCTTTTACTTTATGCTGAAGGGGAGGTCTTCGTCGGCTTTCTGGAAGGACCTCGAAAAGGTGGGCGAGGACGAGGCCGTCAAGCGCTTGAGCAAACGCCGTTTCGGCTACTTCCTTGCCCTTGTCGAGGATATCCGCAAGCATCGTAGCGAAGGGCCTGTCGCCGTGCGCAATGCCATGGATGCGACCCGCCACGATATTTCGCTACGGTTGTCCCGTTCGCTCAAGACGATTTCTACATGTGCCGCCATCGCACCGATGCTTGGGCTTTTGGGAACGGTTTCGGGCATGGTGCATACTTTCGAGACTATCCAGCTTTTCGGATTTGGAAACCCGGTGCTTTTGGCCGATGGCATTTCCGAGGCGCTGCTGACGACCCAGGCGGGATTGCTAGTCGCTTTCCCGTTGATGCTCGCGTACAATTTTTTGATGAACAAGGTGGAAAAGGTCGAGGACCATGCATGGAGCGAAGCGCTTCGCTTTGAATCCTGGTCTTTCGAACCTGCCGAGGTGCCCGAAGACGGCACTAGGGAGGACCAATGA
- a CDS encoding biopolymer transporter ExbD — translation MSFIRKRNRDAGGIDVSPMLDMVFILLIFFVVTSTFTRETGVDVTKPKASSAKDLAKESILIGITRQGTIHINETQVNLSTLQTVLRQMTAEAPDRPVIIVSDRDAPSGRVVDVLDECNLAKVRKVSISANKEE, via the coding sequence ATGAGTTTTATTCGTAAAAGGAACAGGGATGCTGGCGGGATTGATGTGTCCCCGATGCTGGACATGGTGTTCATCCTGCTCATCTTCTTCGTCGTCACTTCGACGTTTACCCGCGAGACCGGCGTGGACGTGACCAAGCCGAAGGCGAGTTCCGCGAAGGATCTCGCCAAGGAAAGTATCTTGATAGGGATTACCCGTCAAGGGACAATCCATATTAACGAGACGCAGGTTAACCTTTCCACGCTGCAGACAGTCCTTCGCCAGATGACGGCGGAGGCGCCTGACCGCCCTGTGATTATCGTGTCTGACCGCGATGCCCCCTCGGGCCGCGTGGTGGATGTTCTGGACGAATGCAATTTGGCGAAGGTCCGCAAGGTTTCTATTTCGGCGAATAAGGAAGAATAA
- a CDS encoding energy transducer TonB has protein sequence MRFSPTDFLARYFRYPIAVVLSFVVSGVFFLAIPVINALFFDKGVKTEKPLEVLTEVEVLVNEKKPEVKQKIIRTVVNPNPFRISSHPGLSRSQNFQMDLSLARGNAGDGAVVDAGSMENVVYEAGEVDEQAQVLREIQPKFPEKAKKMGVSGYVKVLLVIDVYGDVVQTQVMTLDPPGYGFEVEALKAVRQWKFSPAQLGGYPVAQKATKEFRFVK, from the coding sequence ATGCGCTTTTCCCCCACGGATTTCTTGGCTAGGTACTTCCGCTACCCGATAGCGGTAGTCCTTTCCTTCGTGGTCAGCGGGGTGTTCTTCTTGGCCATTCCCGTTATTAACGCATTGTTCTTTGACAAGGGTGTCAAGACGGAAAAGCCGCTTGAGGTGTTGACCGAAGTCGAGGTCCTGGTGAACGAGAAGAAACCCGAAGTCAAGCAGAAGATTATACGTACGGTCGTGAATCCGAACCCGTTCCGCATTTCGAGCCATCCGGGACTGAGCCGCAGCCAGAATTTCCAGATGGACCTTTCCCTCGCGCGTGGCAATGCCGGCGACGGAGCCGTCGTGGATGCGGGCTCCATGGAAAACGTGGTGTACGAGGCGGGCGAGGTGGACGAACAGGCCCAGGTGCTCCGCGAAATCCAGCCCAAGTTCCCCGAGAAGGCAAAGAAGATGGGCGTGTCCGGTTACGTGAAGGTGCTCTTGGTTATCGACGTGTATGGCGATGTCGTGCAGACCCAGGTGATGACGCTGGATCCGCCGGGTTATGGTTTCGAGGTTGAAGCGTTGAAGGCGGTTCGCCAGTGGAAGTTCAGTCCCGCCCAGCTTGGCGGATATCCCGTGGCGCAGAAGGCCACAAAGGAGTTCCGCTTTGTTAAGTAA
- a CDS encoding tetratricopeptide repeat protein yields MLSKVRGSRLAFSLLLLLCVAPLFAAEDYFFRANELYDQGKYKESVPLYRAAIDEGRYEPFAWFNLGNALVQLGRKEVALVAYKRTVELLPKFVKAWLLMGDIYYLAGDPGEAIAAYKRALELGEENDHVHFALAECYMKGRDWTLAQKHFERALSLNPDRMDAWYGLAEVYEKLGDYEYAIKTLRNALQMTATAGADVHFTMAYYYRSMDSTRQSLNEMENGILMEPENVSARRYLAQMYLKEGSPWMAIFTLEEGLRHKKGLGDLNVDLGQIYFTQKRYDEALDCYMKAWLAGNSQGRIGAENVGHVYSNAGDDEKAEAIYKRIREKR; encoded by the coding sequence TTGTTAAGTAAGGTAAGAGGCTCGAGGCTCGCGTTCTCATTGCTATTGCTACTCTGCGTGGCTCCGCTTTTTGCTGCGGAGGACTATTTCTTCCGTGCGAACGAACTTTACGACCAGGGCAAGTACAAGGAAAGCGTTCCCCTTTACAGGGCGGCGATTGACGAGGGCCGCTATGAGCCCTTTGCCTGGTTCAACTTGGGCAACGCCCTGGTACAACTGGGGCGCAAGGAAGTGGCGTTGGTCGCGTACAAGCGTACGGTCGAATTGTTGCCGAAGTTCGTGAAGGCGTGGCTTTTGATGGGCGATATCTACTACCTGGCCGGCGATCCGGGCGAGGCGATTGCCGCCTACAAGCGCGCACTGGAACTGGGAGAAGAAAACGACCATGTCCACTTTGCCTTGGCCGAGTGCTACATGAAGGGGCGCGACTGGACACTGGCGCAAAAGCATTTTGAACGGGCGTTGAGCCTGAACCCGGACCGCATGGATGCCTGGTATGGCTTGGCCGAGGTCTACGAGAAACTGGGGGACTACGAATACGCGATAAAGACGTTGCGTAACGCCTTGCAGATGACGGCCACTGCCGGGGCCGATGTCCACTTTACGATGGCGTACTATTACCGCAGCATGGATTCCACGCGGCAGTCCCTCAACGAGATGGAAAACGGTATTTTGATGGAACCGGAAAATGTTTCCGCCCGCAGGTACTTGGCCCAGATGTACTTGAAAGAAGGCTCCCCCTGGATGGCCATTTTCACCTTGGAAGAGGGCCTACGCCACAAGAAGGGGCTTGGCGATTTGAATGTCGACCTCGGACAGATCTATTTCACGCAAAAACGCTATGACGAGGCTTTGGACTGTTATATGAAGGCCTGGCTTGCCGGGAATTCCCAGGGCCGCATCGGTGCCGAAAACGTCGGCCACGTGTATTCCAACGCCGGGGACGACGAAAAGGCCGAGGCCATATACAAGCGTATCCGCGAAAAGCGCTAG